Proteins encoded within one genomic window of Brachybacterium muris:
- the fbaA gene encoding class II fructose-bisphosphate aldolase, which yields MAVVTPDQYSAMIDRAKAGKFAYPAVNVSSSQTAIAALQGFTEANSDGIIQVSFGGAEYLSGSTVKDRVAGSIALAEFVHAVAKNYPINVALHTDHCAKEVLPTWVEPLIEWDLENRVKKGLDPLFQSHMWDGSAVPIDENLEIAERLLAKSVEAKKILEIEVGVVGGEEDGVEANVSNDKLFSTPEDGLKTAEKLGLGENGRYLTALTFGNVHGVYKPGNVKLRPSVLLDIQKAVGEKYGKDMPFDLVMHGGSGSTLEEIREAVDNGVVKMNIDTDTQYAFTRPVASHMFKNYDGVLKVDGEVGNKKAYDPRAWGKKAEAGMAARVVEACENLRSAGTHEG from the coding sequence ATGGCAGTTGTCACTCCCGACCAGTACAGCGCGATGATCGACCGCGCCAAGGCCGGCAAGTTCGCCTACCCCGCGGTCAACGTCTCCAGCTCGCAGACGGCCATCGCCGCGCTGCAGGGCTTCACCGAGGCCAACTCCGACGGCATCATCCAGGTGTCCTTCGGTGGCGCCGAGTACCTCTCCGGCTCCACCGTCAAGGACCGCGTGGCCGGCTCCATCGCTCTGGCCGAGTTCGTGCACGCCGTGGCCAAGAACTACCCGATCAACGTCGCGCTGCACACCGACCACTGCGCCAAGGAGGTCCTGCCCACGTGGGTGGAGCCCCTGATCGAGTGGGACCTCGAGAACCGCGTCAAGAAGGGCCTGGACCCCCTGTTCCAGTCGCACATGTGGGACGGCTCCGCCGTCCCGATCGACGAGAACCTCGAGATCGCCGAGCGCCTCCTGGCCAAGTCCGTCGAGGCCAAGAAGATCCTCGAGATCGAGGTCGGCGTGGTCGGCGGCGAGGAGGACGGCGTGGAGGCCAACGTCTCCAACGACAAGCTGTTCTCCACCCCCGAGGACGGCCTGAAGACCGCCGAGAAGCTGGGCCTGGGCGAGAACGGCCGCTACCTGACCGCCCTCACCTTCGGCAACGTGCACGGCGTGTACAAGCCGGGCAACGTCAAGCTGCGCCCCTCGGTGCTGCTGGACATCCAGAAGGCCGTGGGCGAGAAGTACGGCAAGGACATGCCGTTCGACCTCGTGATGCACGGTGGCTCCGGCTCCACCCTGGAGGAGATCCGGGAGGCCGTGGACAACGGTGTCGTCAAGATGAACATCGACACCGACACCCAGTACGCCTTCACCCGTCCCGTGGCCTCGCACATGTTCAAGAACTACGACGGCGTGCTCAAGGTCGACGGCGAGGTGGGCAACAAGAAGGCCTACGACCCGCGCGCCTGGGGCAAGAAGGCCGAGGCCGGCATGGCCGCCCGCGTCGTCGAGGCCTGCGAGAACCTGCGCTCGGCCGGCACCCACGAGGGCTGA
- a CDS encoding folate-binding protein YgfZ yields MSDTDSTAAPLPPLRRERAVLGEGPDAAVPAHYGAPLREQRRLLDSRSVVDLGQLELLEVSGADARTWLTTTTSQVLTGIPVGSSASLAVLSPQGRVEHVAAAVVTAADAVLLILDAGCRAGMRRYLEMMRFAARVELTDRDDLRVLGALAPAAEVLSTHAISLELPEPVAVWSDRWPQVAPGGVAYGPDPEDPAGAVLTVVDAQQASALAWREEHLAGMLAWEAVRIADHRARPAREVDDRTIPHELDLLRTAVHTTKGCYRGQETVAKVLNLGQPPRRLVMLHLDGSQDVSVAPGGEVRLGGADGKVVGAVTSAAMHVDLGPIALAVVKRAVPVDAQLSVAVPDPSDATEVHAWLDATQEPIVLPRDHGERPATARL; encoded by the coding sequence GTGTCTGATACCGACAGCACTGCCGCACCCCTGCCCCCGCTGCGCCGTGAGCGAGCGGTCCTCGGTGAAGGCCCCGATGCCGCCGTGCCTGCCCACTACGGTGCACCGCTGCGTGAGCAGCGCCGACTGCTGGACTCCCGCTCCGTGGTGGACCTGGGGCAGTTGGAGCTGCTCGAGGTCAGCGGGGCCGACGCCCGCACCTGGCTCACCACCACCACCTCCCAGGTGCTCACCGGCATTCCCGTGGGCAGCAGTGCGAGCCTCGCGGTGCTCTCCCCCCAGGGGCGCGTGGAGCACGTGGCCGCAGCGGTGGTCACCGCTGCTGACGCCGTGCTGCTGATCCTGGATGCCGGCTGCCGCGCCGGCATGCGCCGCTACCTGGAGATGATGCGCTTCGCTGCCCGCGTGGAGCTCACCGACCGTGACGACCTGCGGGTGCTCGGCGCGCTCGCCCCCGCCGCCGAGGTGCTCTCCACCCACGCGATCTCGCTGGAACTGCCGGAACCTGTGGCCGTGTGGTCCGACCGCTGGCCCCAGGTGGCACCCGGCGGTGTGGCCTACGGCCCCGATCCCGAGGATCCGGCCGGTGCCGTGCTCACGGTCGTCGACGCCCAGCAGGCGTCGGCCCTGGCCTGGCGCGAGGAGCACCTGGCCGGGATGCTCGCCTGGGAGGCGGTGCGGATCGCCGACCATCGCGCCCGCCCCGCGCGGGAGGTGGACGACCGCACCATCCCCCACGAACTGGACCTGCTGCGCACCGCCGTGCACACCACCAAGGGCTGCTACCGCGGTCAGGAGACCGTCGCCAAGGTGCTGAACCTGGGGCAGCCGCCCCGGCGCCTGGTGATGCTGCACCTGGACGGATCGCAGGACGTGTCCGTCGCGCCCGGCGGCGAGGTGCGCCTGGGCGGTGCGGACGGCAAGGTGGTCGGTGCCGTGACCAGTGCCGCGATGCACGTGGACCTCGGGCCGATCGCCCTGGCGGTGGTCAAGCGGGCGGTGCCGGTGGACGCGCAGCTGTCCGTGGCGGTGCCGGACCCCTCCGATGCCACGGAGGTCCATGCCTGGCTGGATGCCACTCAGGAGCCCATCGTCCTGCCCCGTGACCACGGGGAGCGCCCGGCCACTGCTCGTCTCTGA
- a CDS encoding heme-binding beta-barrel domain-containing protein, which produces MPISLDPSLPRSLYPLAWLVGTWEGSGALHRPGDESGDRRVEQRLECTPTEDGTLTWRSEVYVVDEAAPLPPTSVFAREDVPAPQQGSGQRRLLMRERGVWTVGDPLPGQDLAAAREAAPGSPAGMLSYGLDVAIDPTTGEDAAEASTWVGEVRGPRIQLARRDGVTNRVLETRMAGYISGRLMWLWERRGTEQHTGADADGKSPEWPGEGLIPYLSLELDRV; this is translated from the coding sequence GTGCCGATCTCCCTCGATCCGTCGCTGCCCCGTTCCCTGTACCCCCTGGCCTGGCTGGTGGGCACCTGGGAGGGCAGCGGCGCCCTGCACCGACCCGGAGACGAGTCCGGTGACCGCCGGGTGGAGCAGCGCCTGGAGTGCACCCCTACCGAGGACGGCACGCTCACCTGGCGCTCCGAGGTGTACGTGGTGGACGAGGCCGCTCCCCTGCCTCCCACCAGTGTCTTCGCCCGCGAGGACGTACCTGCGCCGCAGCAGGGCTCCGGCCAGCGGCGCCTGCTGATGCGTGAGCGCGGGGTGTGGACCGTGGGCGACCCGCTGCCCGGCCAGGACCTCGCCGCTGCCCGTGAGGCCGCCCCCGGCAGCCCCGCCGGCATGCTCTCCTACGGACTGGACGTCGCCATCGACCCGACCACCGGGGAGGACGCCGCCGAGGCGTCGACGTGGGTCGGGGAGGTGCGCGGGCCGCGCATCCAGCTGGCCCGTCGTGACGGCGTGACGAACCGGGTGCTCGAGACCCGCATGGCCGGGTACATCTCCGGGCGCCTGATGTGGCTGTGGGAACGCCGCGGCACCGAGCAGCACACCGGCGCCGATGCCGACGGCAAGAGTCCCGAGTGGCCGGGCGAGGGCCTGATCCCCTACCTCTCCCTGGAGCTCGATCGTGTCTGA
- a CDS encoding ATP-binding protein, with amino-acid sequence MPAGASGPHRGGYWPPSARSAVPKSKIRWLPRLRILKRRYDTGSTVFCTQYPKKDWHARLGGAVHADAIMDRIVHNTIWIDTGDRNMREHTALPQ; translated from the coding sequence ATGCCGGCGGGAGCCAGTGGTCCCCACCGCGGCGGCTACTGGCCCCCGTCGGCACGATCGGCGGTCCCCAAGAGCAAGATTCGGTGGCTCCCACGACTACGAATACTCAAGCGCCGCTATGACACCGGCTCGACCGTGTTCTGCACCCAGTACCCGAAGAAGGACTGGCACGCCCGGCTCGGTGGAGCAGTCCACGCCGATGCGATCATGGACCGCATCGTGCACAACACAATCTGGATCGACACCGGCGACAGGAACATGCGAGAACACACCGCACTGCCCCAGTGA
- the mshD gene encoding mycothiol synthase translates to MSDALSSEERDSVEALLEATSRYDGVSALDEPARLALSGPGARHLLIPAEEGAERDLAGAASAYASILPDGTVQGMVHPSVRRQGHGTALLRAALSARPDAGVWAHGALDPALEFLAAKGLEVTRRLLTLHLDLAGATSLPPVPEARIQGLELDSFVAERDADAWVQVNAQAFADHPEQGALTREDLDRRTAEPWFDPEDLMLARKNGELLGFVWVKREPAAGSEPVVAELYVVGTAPQAQGKGVAGHLIGAALHRLRDTGVQRVELYVEADNTAALELYRRWGFELAAEDVQLRLPEAG, encoded by the coding sequence ATGTCGGATGCCCTCTCCTCGGAGGAGCGGGATTCCGTCGAGGCCCTGCTGGAGGCGACCAGTCGCTATGACGGTGTGTCGGCCCTCGACGAGCCCGCGCGGCTCGCGCTCTCCGGCCCCGGCGCCCGGCACCTGCTGATCCCCGCGGAGGAAGGTGCGGAGCGCGACCTCGCTGGAGCGGCCTCGGCCTACGCCTCGATCCTGCCCGACGGCACCGTGCAGGGCATGGTGCACCCCTCCGTGCGCCGGCAGGGCCACGGAACCGCGCTGCTGCGCGCCGCCCTGTCCGCGCGCCCCGATGCAGGGGTGTGGGCCCACGGCGCACTGGACCCCGCCCTCGAGTTCCTTGCCGCGAAGGGCCTGGAAGTCACCCGCCGGCTGCTCACCCTGCACCTCGACCTGGCCGGTGCCACATCGTTGCCGCCCGTGCCGGAGGCCCGGATCCAGGGCCTGGAGCTGGACTCGTTCGTGGCCGAGCGCGACGCCGATGCCTGGGTGCAGGTCAACGCCCAGGCCTTCGCCGACCATCCCGAGCAGGGTGCCCTCACCCGCGAGGACCTCGACCGCCGCACCGCCGAGCCCTGGTTCGATCCGGAGGACCTGATGCTGGCGCGGAAGAACGGGGAGCTGCTGGGGTTCGTATGGGTCAAGCGCGAACCCGCAGCCGGCAGCGAGCCCGTTGTCGCGGAGCTGTACGTGGTGGGCACGGCGCCGCAGGCCCAGGGCAAGGGCGTGGCCGGTCATCTGATCGGCGCCGCGCTTCACCGCCTGCGCGACACCGGCGTGCAGCGCGTGGAGCTGTACGTCGAGGCCGACAACACTGCGGCCCTGGAGCTGTACCGGCGCTGGGGCTTCGAGCTCGCCGCCGAGGACGTCCAGCTGCGCCTGCCGGAAGCGGGCTGA
- a CDS encoding ATP-binding protein: MSVIDNDTKRKLREMGATALLDAIDAQDEAHVLGMSFQERLQLIVDEAHSIFNHGKVEGLIRRAGLRYPGADLRRLDLVEERGLNRNVIAQLATCSFIQRQQNVVFQGFTGSGKSYLGCALAKQACQHRLRAHYIRMPDLEEAWALAKDKPQGQTKFLRKYSTFSLLVIDEWLLDHPDEGMRSMLLELLERRYDTGSTVFCTQYPKKDWHARLGGAVHADAIMDRIVHNTIWIDTGDRNMREHTALPQ; this comes from the coding sequence GTGAGCGTGATCGATAACGACACGAAGCGGAAGCTGCGCGAGATGGGCGCGACCGCGCTGCTGGACGCGATCGATGCCCAGGATGAGGCTCACGTGCTGGGGATGTCGTTCCAGGAACGGCTCCAGCTGATCGTGGACGAGGCGCATTCCATCTTCAATCATGGAAAGGTCGAGGGTCTGATCCGCCGGGCGGGGCTGCGTTATCCCGGAGCGGACCTGCGGCGGCTGGATCTGGTCGAGGAACGGGGACTGAACCGGAACGTGATCGCGCAACTGGCAACCTGCTCCTTCATCCAGCGGCAACAGAACGTGGTCTTCCAGGGCTTCACCGGCTCAGGGAAGTCCTACCTCGGCTGCGCGCTGGCGAAGCAGGCCTGCCAGCACCGGCTCCGAGCCCACTACATCCGAATGCCCGACCTCGAAGAGGCCTGGGCCCTGGCAAAGGACAAGCCGCAGGGCCAGACGAAGTTCCTGCGGAAGTACTCCACGTTCTCGCTGCTGGTGATCGACGAGTGGCTGCTGGACCATCCTGACGAGGGAATGCGTTCGATGCTGCTGGAACTGCTCGAGCGCCGCTATGACACCGGCTCGACCGTGTTCTGCACCCAGTACCCGAAGAAGGACTGGCACGCCCGGCTCGGTGGAGCAGTCCACGCCGATGCGATCATGGACCGCATCGTGCACAACACAATCTGGATCGACACCGGCGACAGGAACATGCGAGAACACACCGCACTGCCCCAGTGA
- a CDS encoding NUDIX domain-containing protein yields the protein MRVAPGTPPPVLAAGVLAWREKSSRLEVLLVHRPRYDDWSVPKGKLDKGETFPAAAVREVAEETGYRVRLHRPLPASVYLLPDGRTKIVQYWIGTVRAKAAPGPEDPAEVDEVRWVPVDEAEQMLTRQGDQVLVATLRRFLEDETLETVPIVLQRHGAALPRAKWRKGEKSRPLNKKGKKQAQALPGLIDAFDPTRVLSSPWKRCLATVEPFARIEGLTIRTKDELTEAGAEEHPSRTAAVIERVLHEGRGTVVCTHRPVLPTVIGTVKESADRGAALELPREDPFLAAGEALVLHTTSAGRVVAVERHLPNIS from the coding sequence GTGCGCGTCGCCCCCGGGACCCCGCCGCCCGTGCTGGCCGCCGGCGTGCTCGCCTGGCGTGAGAAGTCCTCCCGCCTCGAGGTGCTGCTCGTGCACCGTCCCCGCTACGACGACTGGTCGGTGCCCAAGGGCAAGCTCGACAAGGGGGAGACCTTCCCCGCGGCCGCCGTGCGCGAGGTGGCCGAGGAGACCGGGTATCGGGTGCGGCTGCACCGTCCGCTGCCGGCGTCGGTGTACCTGCTGCCCGACGGTCGCACCAAGATCGTCCAGTACTGGATCGGGACCGTGCGTGCGAAGGCCGCGCCCGGCCCGGAGGACCCGGCCGAGGTGGACGAGGTGCGCTGGGTCCCGGTCGACGAGGCAGAGCAGATGCTCACCCGGCAGGGGGACCAGGTGCTGGTGGCCACCCTGCGCCGGTTCCTGGAGGACGAGACGCTGGAGACCGTCCCCATCGTCCTGCAGCGGCACGGCGCTGCCCTGCCCCGTGCGAAGTGGCGGAAGGGGGAGAAGTCGCGACCCCTGAACAAGAAGGGGAAGAAGCAGGCGCAGGCCCTTCCCGGACTGATCGACGCCTTCGATCCCACCCGGGTGCTGAGCAGCCCCTGGAAGCGGTGCCTGGCCACCGTGGAGCCCTTCGCCCGTATCGAGGGCCTCACCATCAGGACCAAGGACGAGCTCACCGAGGCCGGGGCGGAAGAGCACCCCTCCCGCACCGCAGCGGTGATCGAGCGGGTGCTGCACGAGGGGCGCGGCACCGTGGTGTGCACGCACCGGCCGGTGCTGCCCACGGTGATCGGCACCGTCAAGGAGTCCGCCGATCGCGGCGCCGCCCTGGAACTGCCCCGGGAGGACCCGTTCCTCGCCGCCGGGGAGGCCCTGGTGCTGCACACCACCTCGGCCGGCCGCGTGGTGGCTGTGGAACGCCACCTGCCCAACATCTCCTGA
- a CDS encoding FUSC family protein: MNPTAPAPSSRPSAPSPRGSGATGHRTSRAELLRMALEKRLTAGASRGRQDALSIGRAAVAASLAYLVSHVLWGHEFPFFSSIVAFIIIGFGTETKIRKVIEMSAGVMIGVLLGELARSTIGSGTWQIAVVILVAGTLARLLDSGNLFGFQVTIQSLLVMIMPITPGMTPGGRVVDALTGVTVAILIHLLTSGDPRRVQRKAATRFFRELEDTMVSLALAARSGDVSVAQAALKSVRDSSQSFTDEWKLANEAANEMATYSPTAHRHAAGVERLQHLLIGSDRAMRNLRVIARREVEFLTAVESDAHSTLADALLACRDAITELRAAVGHDDVDFTAARRALRLFGSYLTPELLLKNDQGVRPGRAGHFEGVTLVIQLRSLAIDLLQATGLDAKDAKRFLPSLLIAADGESIGPRPLTREMKAVEPPATTEALELLITDRSDPARRR, translated from the coding sequence GTGAACCCCACTGCCCCCGCACCGTCCTCGCGTCCGTCCGCGCCCTCCCCCCGTGGCTCCGGTGCCACCGGGCACCGCACCTCCCGCGCCGAGCTGCTGAGGATGGCACTGGAGAAGCGGCTCACCGCCGGCGCCTCCCGAGGCCGGCAGGATGCCCTGTCGATCGGTCGAGCGGCCGTGGCCGCCTCGCTCGCCTATCTGGTCAGCCATGTGCTGTGGGGGCACGAGTTCCCGTTCTTCTCCTCGATCGTCGCGTTCATCATCATCGGGTTCGGCACCGAGACGAAGATCCGCAAGGTGATCGAGATGAGCGCCGGGGTGATGATCGGGGTGCTGCTGGGGGAGCTGGCCCGCTCCACGATCGGCTCGGGCACCTGGCAGATCGCCGTGGTGATCCTGGTGGCCGGGACACTGGCCCGGCTGCTGGACTCCGGGAACCTGTTCGGCTTCCAGGTCACCATCCAGTCGCTGCTGGTGATGATCATGCCGATCACCCCGGGGATGACCCCGGGGGGCCGGGTGGTCGATGCCCTCACCGGTGTGACCGTGGCGATCCTGATCCACCTGCTCACCTCCGGGGACCCCCGCCGGGTGCAGCGCAAGGCAGCCACCCGCTTCTTCCGGGAGCTGGAGGACACCATGGTGTCCCTGGCCCTGGCTGCCCGCAGTGGTGACGTGAGCGTGGCGCAGGCCGCCCTCAAGTCGGTGCGGGACTCGTCCCAGTCCTTCACCGACGAGTGGAAGCTGGCGAACGAGGCGGCCAACGAGATGGCCACCTACTCCCCCACCGCCCATCGGCACGCCGCCGGGGTGGAGCGCCTGCAGCACCTGCTGATCGGATCGGACCGCGCGATGAGGAACCTGCGGGTGATCGCCCGGCGCGAGGTCGAGTTCCTCACCGCCGTGGAGAGCGACGCCCACTCCACCCTGGCCGATGCCCTGCTGGCCTGCCGTGACGCCATCACCGAGCTGCGGGCCGCGGTGGGGCACGACGACGTGGACTTCACCGCGGCCCGCCGCGCGCTGCGCCTGTTCGGCTCCTACCTCACCCCCGAGCTGCTGCTGAAGAACGATCAGGGGGTGCGGCCCGGCCGCGCCGGCCATTTCGAGGGCGTGACCCTGGTGATCCAGCTGCGGTCCCTCGCGATCGACCTGCTGCAGGCCACGGGCCTGGACGCGAAGGACGCCAAGCGGTTCCTGCCCAGCCTGCTGATCGCGGCCGACGGCGAGTCGATCGGGCCGCGTCCGCTGACCCGGGAGATGAAGGCGGTGGAGCCGCCTGCTACCACCGAGGCGCTCGAACTGCTGATCACCGACCGCTCGGACCCCGCCCGACGACGCTGA
- a CDS encoding DUF4190 domain-containing protein — translation MSNNGGHQFPDFGSPNGGDDPYAQGAGQGRDGYGQGSAGEYQDPYTDPYGGSSAMSPSPQYQQDQQGFAAQVDQGAHGHGYPTYAPGPPSSGMAITGMVLGIASIAFCAGFTAPFGLVFSILGMKETAPSAASPKGGRGLAIAGLVTSIIGSLILLLWVAYVLLIIVGVGMSSTRY, via the coding sequence ATGTCGAACAACGGGGGGCACCAGTTCCCGGACTTCGGATCGCCCAATGGTGGGGACGACCCGTACGCACAGGGCGCGGGCCAGGGGAGGGACGGCTATGGGCAGGGCTCGGCCGGGGAGTACCAGGACCCGTACACGGATCCGTACGGCGGATCCTCGGCGATGTCCCCGTCCCCGCAGTACCAGCAGGATCAGCAGGGTTTCGCGGCCCAGGTCGACCAGGGCGCCCACGGTCACGGGTACCCGACCTATGCGCCAGGACCGCCGTCCTCCGGGATGGCCATCACGGGGATGGTGCTGGGCATCGCATCCATCGCGTTCTGCGCGGGCTTCACGGCGCCGTTCGGACTGGTCTTCTCGATCCTGGGGATGAAGGAGACGGCACCGAGCGCCGCGTCCCCCAAGGGCGGGCGGGGGCTGGCGATCGCCGGTCTGGTCACCTCGATCATCGGCAGCCTGATCCTGCTGCTGTGGGTCGCCTACGTCCTGCTGATCATCGTCGGTGTGGGCATGTCCAGTACCCGCTACTGA
- the pstS gene encoding phosphate ABC transporter substrate-binding protein PstS, which produces MNVRKNKLVALAALGLTGGLALSACGGGDSGNGGDGGNAGGGSNGSDAGGQEGGAGYAELTGSIAGSGASSMQNAQTAWTETFMGLVQAEGGDVQVTYDATGSGTGREQFLANEVKFAGTDSPLDEEELAASTEVCNGEQAFNLPVYISPIAVVYNLEGVDELNLTPQVIGEIFAGTITKWNDPKIAEHNPDATLPDKDIVPVHRSDDSGTTENFTEYLSENAPEAWTHGPIETWPIDGGQSGDGTSGLISTVEGGDGTIGYADASQAGNLGIAKIQVGEQFVEYSAEAAAKAVDVSPRAEGREENDIVVELDRTTTEEGVYPIVLISYLALCGSYADSAEGNAVKAYASFIVSDQGQQVGADNAGSAPLSDEMSTQAQEAIDGIKVG; this is translated from the coding sequence GTGAACGTTCGCAAGAACAAGCTCGTCGCGCTGGCCGCGCTCGGTCTGACCGGTGGTCTCGCCCTCTCCGCCTGTGGCGGCGGCGACTCCGGCAACGGTGGCGACGGCGGCAACGCCGGCGGCGGCAGCAACGGCTCCGACGCCGGTGGCCAGGAAGGCGGCGCGGGCTACGCAGAGCTGACCGGCAGCATCGCCGGCTCCGGCGCCTCCTCCATGCAGAACGCACAGACCGCATGGACCGAGACCTTCATGGGCCTGGTGCAGGCCGAGGGCGGCGACGTCCAGGTCACCTACGACGCCACCGGCTCCGGCACCGGCCGTGAGCAGTTCCTGGCCAACGAGGTCAAGTTCGCCGGCACCGACTCCCCGCTGGACGAGGAGGAGCTGGCCGCCTCCACCGAGGTGTGCAACGGCGAGCAGGCGTTCAACCTGCCCGTGTACATCTCCCCGATCGCCGTGGTCTACAACCTCGAGGGCGTGGACGAGCTGAACCTCACCCCCCAGGTGATCGGTGAGATCTTCGCCGGCACCATCACCAAGTGGAACGACCCCAAGATCGCCGAGCACAACCCCGATGCCACCCTCCCGGACAAGGACATCGTCCCGGTGCACCGCTCGGACGACTCCGGCACCACGGAGAACTTCACCGAGTACCTCTCCGAGAACGCCCCCGAGGCCTGGACCCACGGCCCCATCGAGACCTGGCCCATCGACGGTGGCCAGTCCGGTGACGGCACCTCCGGCCTGATCTCCACCGTCGAGGGCGGCGACGGCACCATCGGCTACGCCGACGCCTCCCAGGCCGGCAACCTCGGCATCGCCAAGATCCAGGTGGGCGAGCAGTTCGTGGAGTACTCCGCCGAGGCCGCCGCCAAGGCCGTGGACGTCTCCCCGCGCGCCGAGGGCCGCGAGGAGAACGACATCGTGGTGGAGCTGGACCGCACCACCACCGAGGAGGGCGTGTACCCGATCGTCCTGATCTCCTACCTCGCGCTGTGCGGCTCCTACGCCGACTCCGCCGAGGGCAACGCGGTGAAGGCGTACGCCTCCTTCATCGTCTCCGATCAGGGCCAGCAGGTCGGTGCCGACAACGCCGGCTCCGCCCCGCTGTCGGACGAGATGTCCACGCAGGCCCAGGAAGCGATCGACGGCATCAAGGTCGGTTGA
- a CDS encoding DUF2516 family protein, whose protein sequence is MPDYPGAMIALIQMWIFAVLALALLAVEVWAFANAIRFRPDAYVAAGKRTKTFWCVLTGVAMLLGFLSLPYPIGSGGASMLFMIIAIVIAGIFLADVLPALKSVMRRAQGNRW, encoded by the coding sequence ATGCCCGACTATCCTGGCGCGATGATCGCCCTCATCCAGATGTGGATCTTCGCCGTGCTCGCCCTCGCCCTGCTGGCTGTCGAGGTGTGGGCCTTCGCCAACGCGATCCGCTTCCGGCCCGATGCCTACGTGGCCGCCGGGAAGCGCACCAAGACGTTCTGGTGCGTGCTGACGGGCGTGGCGATGCTGCTGGGCTTCCTGTCCCTGCCCTACCCGATCGGCAGCGGCGGTGCCTCGATGCTGTTCATGATCATCGCCATCGTGATCGCCGGGATCTTCCTGGCCGATGTGCTCCCGGCCCTGAAGTCCGTAATGCGCAGGGCGCAGGGCAACCGCTGGTGA